In the Bacteroidota bacterium genome, TGCGGGAAATACCTGCGGGCCATCTGCAATGACAAGTTACACTTGCGCTACTCCACCTGTTGCAGATTTCAGCGGATCGCCAACAACACTTTGCGCCGGCGGAACAGTAACGTTCACCGATCTCAGTACAAATTCTCCGACCTCATGGTCGTGGACTTTCCAGGGAGGAACTCCTGCTACATCCACTTCACAGAATCCAACTGTAACTTATAATACTGCCGGAACTTATTCTGTTTCTCTCACCGCTACAAATTCAAGCGGCAGTGATACAAAAAATCGTTTGGCCTATATCATTGTGAATGCTAATCCAACAGTTACTGTTTCTTCTCAAACAAATGTCACCTGTAATACTTTGTGCAATGGATCGGCAACGGTAACTGCCTCTGGCGGAACACCGGGTTACGCTTATTCATGGATTCCATCGGGAGGAACAAGCGCAACTGCGGGCTCATTATGCGCGGGCACATACACGTGCATAGTTACCGATGCGAACGGTTGTACTGGAACACAAACAGCAAGCATCACGCAACCAACAGCGATCACCCATTCCGGGTCATCCACTCCGAGCAGCTGCAGTGGCAGCACAGGAACCGCAACAGTCAGCGCTTCCGGCGGAACTCCCGGTTACACTTATTCGTGGGCGCCGGTTGGCGGAACGGCAGCAACAGCATCCAATCTTGCAGGTGGAACTTACACATGCACGATCTCCGATGCCAATGGTTGTACTGCAACACAAACCGTAACAGTCGGCACAACATCGGGACCAACTGCGACATTGTCCTCACAAACTAATGTCACTTGTAACACTTTGTGCAATGGATCGGCAACGATAACTGCTTCCGGCGGAACACCTGGTTATACTTACGCATGGACACCATCAGGGGGAACAGGAGCAACTGCAAGCTCATTATGCGCGGGCACCTACACGTGCACAGTTACAGATGCAGCAACATGTACCGCAACTGCATCAGTAAATATCACACAACCTTCGGCGCTTACTGTTACTGCAGGGGGAACGGCCACTATTTGTTCCGGAAATTCTGCAACCATCACCGCATCATCTTCCGGCGGAACAGGAGCAGTTACTTTCGGCTGGATGCCGGGATCATTGAGCGGCGCTTCTGTTTCCGTTACACCGGCAGCAACCACAACTTACACAGTGACCGGCACAGATGCGAACGGATGTACAGCAACTTCGAATGTAACGATCACGGTGAATGCATGCGGCGGATCGCAATTGACAGCAACATGGTGTGGAGCAACACTCGCATCGATCACGCAGAATTTTTACTGGACCGCAACATCGGGCGCAACCAATTATCATATTCGCGTGCAGAATGCTTCATTGGGCTACAGCCAGGTGGTGACGAGAACAAATAATCTCACGTATACTAATCTTGGTGTGTTCACCGGAATTTTATACAGCACTACTTACAATGTAGATATTTCTGCATACGTTGGCGGAATATGGCAATCTTATGGAAATGTTTGCACACTCACTACTCCTGTTACACCCACTTCGCAATTATCAGGAAGTTCTTGCGGACTCAGCGGCGTTACCAATGCAACAAATCTTTATTACACGTCAGTTCCTACTGCAACCAATTACCGCATCCGCATGTCGAACGCAGGACTCGGCTATACTCAGGTAGTAACGAGAGGAAATAATGCAACGTATTACCGCATCAGTTCTTTCACCGGAATTCTCACCAACACTACTTACAATGTAGAAATTGCAGCCTACGTTGCGGGTGTGTGGGGCGCATACGGAACAATTTGTACTATCACTACTGCATCTGCGCTGAGATACGCTGCACCCGATGGAACGATCAGTGACGACGGAATGAGTGCATCGATCAGTGTATATCCGAATCCATCTCCGGGCGGAAATATTACGATCACGCCGAATGATTTTACTTCAGGCGCAGGACAGATGACGCTGGAACTTTATGATGTGCTTGGAAATAAAGTCATCACGCAGCAAGTAGATTTCTATAATGGAGCAGCCATTGAATTCCATCCCGAAACGGAATTGCAGAGAGGAATTTATATTCTGAGAGCGGCGAATGGAAATGAAAGCAGCAGCGCGAGGATCGTGGTGCAGTAAGAAAATAATTTTTCTAAAAAGAGATCTTTGAACGGAGGTCTCTTTTTTTGTTGGTGATTCTGAATTCTACCGCGATCAGGAATTCAATTGTGATATTTCAATTAAACAAAAAAAGGTATTCCCGATTGAGAATACCTTTGCAAAATGTAGCGGGGACAGGACTCGAACCTATGACCTTCGGGTTATGAGCCCGACGAGCTACCACTGCTCCACCCCGCATCGTTTGTTGCTTTTAAAGCGGTGCAAATATAGTCGTTTTCCTTTCACTCTAATAAATCTTATCAACAGCTTAGTGTCTTGTTACCGCTCAATAATACTCTATTCCGTAAGTATAGTTTCGTTCAGTTTTATTCCAGTAATCATAATCCGTTTCGCTGATCACATTTTCTTTATCATCAAATTTCATCTGCGCACGAACAGTATTGTGGTAAACATCATAATGTGTCTCTTCCGATAATTTTCCATTCTCAGAATATTGCCAGGCAACGCGATAACTCAATCCGTTCTGAAAACCATAAACGAGCCATTCCGTCTTTCTCCCCTGCGCATCGTAACTCCAGGTTTCTTTAGTAGGCGTTCCCATCGACCAGTACTCCGGCATTTTTGCAATCATATCAAAATCCGGTGAAGCCGCTTGTGCAATGATTTTATTTTCTTCATCATTCCTGTATTCATAAGAAATATTGTATTCATCGTAACGATCCGATTCCGTCTTATGATTTCTTCCATCGTATTTAAAAACATAACGCACATCTTTATCTATATCTGAATTGAGTTTTACAATCTCGGTCGCGTTCCCGTTCGCATCATATTTGTACATCATCAGGTTCAGCGTGGAATCGGTTGCCACTCCTGCATCGTCGCTCCTTACTTTCACTCCACCAACGTTTTTTTCATGACGGGAATCGGTATACACTTCCCAACTCACCACCTGCTTGCTTAATTTCCGGATCATTCTCCCGTGCGAATCGTAAGCGTACGTTTCATGAAACCGTAAAATTGAATCCGAATAATTCACTATGGATAATTCATTCACCCCGAAAATTATTTTTTCAGTCAGCAGGTTCTTGTCGTTGTACTTATAAGTTACTGCGGAATTGTAAATGGTTTGCACAAGTTCGCTGTCATTCTCATTCTCATAATTCCTCTCGTAAATATCGATAGTCCCACCTTTCGTTTCGGTGAGATTTCCTTTTTCATCGTATTTATAAATGCTAGTATACAATTCAGTCCCATCCTGGTTCATCGCTTTTTTTACCAGTACTTTTCCATTTTTATCATAACTGCAAGAAAAAATTCCGGAACGTTCTGCATTGCTTACTGAAAGAGAATACGTGTTATAAATTTTTCCATCGGGCCCATAATAAAGACACTTCGTAATATTTCCATAAGCATCATATTCCTTCACACTTTTCAGAATGGTTCCGTTCCCGCTATCGGTAAGAATACGGCCGGCCTTATCGAAATTCATGTACCGAACTAGTTTACCATCACAATACTCCCTCCATGATTTCACTTTTCCTTTAAGTGAATAATCTTCAGCGGATGGCCACCGGCTGTAATCAATATAACCTGAAAAAATAAACGCGGGACTTATGCAAATAATGAAGAGTAAAACTTTTCGCATGAGAATATCACAGCAAAAATTGTACCGGCGCTGTGGAAAGTAATTTTTTTTTGATGAAAGTGTGATCGACTGAAACAAAAAAGCATTCCGTTTAAAGAATGCTTTTTCTGAAAAATATTTCAAAAATCTCAATTCGGACTCACATGCAATGTCGAAGTCCCGTCGGTGATGATCACTTTTGAATTCGGCGAAGCCATCAGTTCCCTCGACATATTGATGCTTTCTTCTTTGAGTATTTTATCCGTAAGCGAATTACTCTCGATGGAATTAGCATTTGCTTTCGCTTTCGCTTCGATCTCCATGCGCTCCGCTTCTTTCTTCTGCTGCTCAATAGCAAAATCTTCTTCCTGCCTGCGCTTCTGCATATCGTAAGCCACCTGTATGCTGTCTTTCTCCAGCGCGTATTCCTGTTCTATCCGCTGCTTCTCAATATTCACTTTCGCATTTTCCAGCTCCTGCTGATCTTTTACTTTTTCCTGTATGGAAGCCATTACCTGGTCGGGAAGATCAATGTCTTTCAGGAGCAATGCATCGATCACAATTCCATAGGAAGAAATTGCCGCTTCCAGTTTCTGCCTCATCATCACTTCGAGATTTTCTCTTTCTGTAATGATGTCCTTCGCATAATAATTCAATGTGGCTTCGCGCGCGATCGCAATAAAATTATTGACCACGAGAATATTCCCGTAATTCAGTCCGAAAGTTTCATACATACTTTGCGCTGATTCCGGTTTCAGGTGATAAAGCAAAGTAACCTCGGCCTGTATCTCCAATCCTTCTTTCGTAGGCAAATGTTCCGTTGCAGAATATTCCACTACGCGTGTACTCATCTTGATGACGCGCCGCCCGAAGAGATCGGTCATGTGCCTGCCGCCGGTAAACGTTTTGGATTGCATTCTTCCGTACTCTGTAACAATGCCCACTTCGCCGGGGTGTATTGTAACACAACCATTGAAAACAAACATGGAAACAATGAGCGGCGTGGCGAAGAGGATTTTTTTGCGGAATGAACGCACCTCTCCCTGATGAAAATAGCTGTTTTTCATTTTTTTATTTTTTTACTGGTTAAGGGGCAGGTGTGTATGGCTACCCGCGTTCGCACACGGATGCAGATGGAAAAGTCACAACTATCTGTCCACTTCCTGTTTTCCCGCGTTAATCAATGTTAATCTCGTAACTTTTCATTTGCCTTCACCACGATCATCACACAACAATTAACGGTTAAAATAAGATCAGTTCAGGCAGATTTCATTCACGATATTTGTCCCGCATAAAATTTCAAGAATGAAAAAAATATTACTCCTCCTCACTTCTCTTGCTTGCTGCACTTTCATTTCTGCACAGCAGATATCCAAACCTTCTGCAACAATTATTTCCACTCTTCCACAATGGGCGCAGGAAATGTACAGCGATGATCCAAACGTTTTTGTTGTTGATAGTCTCTATAAGGAATATTATTCTTCTCATCCATTCGTGCAAACCAGCCACACCGCTTATTACCGGATATGGCGGCATGAAAATTTTCAATATGTGAATGAGAATGGTTTCATCCGCAAACCTTCTCCAACCGACCAGCTTAAAAAAAGGAACAGGTTGTCTTCCAGCACAACCTCCACCGCAAGCGCATGGACACTGGTGGGCCCCGAAAAAGTTTTTGCAACAGATGGAACGCGAACCGGCGAACAGACCAATGTGTATAGCTTTTCCCAATGTCTTTCTCATCCCAACTATCTTTATGCAGGAACTGAACCGGGAGAAATTTATCGCTCTGTCGATATGGGAGCGAACTGGCAATTGTGCACACTCAACGATCCGCTCGGTGGAAGTGTTTCTGCTATTTGCGTTTCTCCAACCGATTCAAGCATAGTGTATGCAGGCAGCGGCGATTTTATTTTCAAATCAACTGATGCAGGAACAACATGGAATCCTGTTCTTGCAGTGAGCGGATTGTGGGCGAATGAAATTCTTGTGCATCCTGCCGATCCGAACGTCGTGCTTGTTGCAGCGAACAAAGGATTTTTTAAAACCACGAATGGCGGCGCCAACTGGACCACCGTTTACACACAGCAATGCTGGGATGTGAAAATGCAACCCGGAACAGGGAATGTGGTGTACCTCGTGAAAGACAATGCTTCTCAATTAAAATCAGAATTTTTTCTTTCGGGTGATACCGGTTCTACTTTCACCATTCAATCGAATGGCTGGTACAATTCAACTGATCCCGCGCGTGCAGACGGTGGTGCACGCATTGCGGTCTCGCCCGCTGATCCGTTGCGCGTGTATGCGTACCTCATTGGGCAGGCGAAAGCAAATGATTATGGTTTCATTGGAGTTTACAGAAGTAACGATGGTGGATTGACTTGGAATTTACCGAACGGGCCCGATGGCGGGCCGTACACTGCATCGCATTTAAATCTCGCTTACGGAACACCAACGTGGACCTACGACCAGGGATTTTACAATTGCGCGATCATGGCTGATCCCGCGAATGCAGATCATATTCTCATTGGAGGATTGAATCTCTGGCGATCGGATGATGGCGGAAATAATTTTTCTTCTGTTGCCGGCTACATTGGCGGGCCGTTGGATATTCATGTC is a window encoding:
- a CDS encoding PKD domain-containing protein, which encodes MKKIIPALIGLFAFTGMHAQCALTELTLQSRVNASDVIVEGQVIAKYSLWNTAHNMIYTVNTVDIYKVFKGDVNTSTIEIITEGGTVGDFMINADPALHLGIGDVGIFTCETVKHVKGTLQTRSSVPQYEAYGSVQGFIRYDLVNNTASDPFHTYRDVSNEIYPVLLPPGSPRYRIIKDFSIGNSSTQRIGPNIASVSISSFSPTTITAGTASQLTINGSGFGATRSSGTVGFKNADDGGATYINPLATQYISWSATQIIVEVPQNAGTGTIQVTQGTTATSAGTLTVSWGNLNANFDPGTGTQAYHTDHVNDNGSGGYTWQMNPGFAGNAPASASFMRAFDTWRCNTGINWTIGANTAVNDAVSDGTNCICFDNTAPLSAGILGVCYSYWNGCNPGSGFQWYVVELDIIFDDGSNISPDTWNYGPGLPTINQYDFQSVAVHELGHGHQNAHVINPGAIMHYAISNGAQNITPSADDLAAANNVQTKSLAGNTCGPSAMTSYTCATPPVADFSGSPTTLCAGGTVTFTDLSTNSPTSWSWTFQGGTPATSTSQNPTVTYNTAGTYSVSLTATNSSGSDTKNRLAYIIVNANPTVTVSSQTNVTCNTLCNGSATVTASGGTPGYAYSWIPSGGTSATAGSLCAGTYTCIVTDANGCTGTQTASITQPTAITHSGSSTPSSCSGSTGTATVSASGGTPGYTYSWAPVGGTAATASNLAGGTYTCTISDANGCTATQTVTVGTTSGPTATLSSQTNVTCNTLCNGSATITASGGTPGYTYAWTPSGGTGATASSLCAGTYTCTVTDAATCTATASVNITQPSALTVTAGGTATICSGNSATITASSSGGTGAVTFGWMPGSLSGASVSVTPAATTTYTVTGTDANGCTATSNVTITVNACGGSQLTATWCGATLASITQNFYWTATSGATNYHIRVQNASLGYSQVVTRTNNLTYTNLGVFTGILYSTTYNVDISAYVGGIWQSYGNVCTLTTPVTPTSQLSGSSCGLSGVTNATNLYYTSVPTATNYRIRMSNAGLGYTQVVTRGNNATYYRISSFTGILTNTTYNVEIAAYVAGVWGAYGTICTITTASALRYAAPDGTISDDGMSASISVYPNPSPGGNITITPNDFTSGAGQMTLELYDVLGNKVITQQVDFYNGAAIEFHPETELQRGIYILRAANGNESSSARIVVQ
- a CDS encoding prohibitin family protein yields the protein MKNSYFHQGEVRSFRKKILFATPLIVSMFVFNGCVTIHPGEVGIVTEYGRMQSKTFTGGRHMTDLFGRRVIKMSTRVVEYSATEHLPTKEGLEIQAEVTLLYHLKPESAQSMYETFGLNYGNILVVNNFIAIAREATLNYYAKDIITERENLEVMMRQKLEAAISSYGIVIDALLLKDIDLPDQVMASIQEKVKDQQELENAKVNIEKQRIEQEYALEKDSIQVAYDMQKRRQEEDFAIEQQKKEAERMEIEAKAKANANSIESNSLTDKILKEESINMSRELMASPNSKVIITDGTSTLHVSPN